The Methylomonas rhizoryzae genome includes the window AACGATTAACTTCGCCAAATTCAGCATCCGAAGATTCTGTGAAACCGACCCAGTCGGACGCTAAAAGCGCGTTGCGCACATCGCGATGAACGGTCGAATAAGGCCACTCGCTTAATTGATTTACGTAGCCATGTTTCACGGGATTCCAATGGCAATAGTCGATATGCCTGGAATAATCCCGATCGTCGCGTATTGCATGCTCCCAGAACCTCCGCTGCCATATGCCGCGTTCGTTGCGATTGCGACGGGTCGCCGATAGGCGTTCGCTGCGCGGTAACCCTTTGGCGAACAACAGTTTCATCAGCCGCAGACGAACTGAGAAATCAGCGGTATCCGCTGGCAGGGTCAATACCATGTGCATGTGATCCGGTAGTACCACCCAGGCGTCGATATAAAACGGATACAGTCGCTTCACGCGGCGCACCGAATCGCGCAGCAGGTCGATGTGATCAGTGAGTAGCGTCAAACGGCGTTCCAGCAGATTCACCGTGAAAAAATAACACCCGCCCGCCACAAAAACCCGTCGATAATTCGGCAGCGCCACCCCCGACAACAAAACGTGGTTAATCCAAAATCCGCCAACTCAAATCAAGCGTAGGGCGGATTCGGAGCGATAGCGACAATCCGCCAAAACCTCAAATGCACGATCAAGCAGCGCGGGCATATCGAAAGCCATCAATGGTGGATTGCTTCGCGAATCCACCTTACACCAACGGTTTACCCGCCGTACGGCCGTTCAAATCTAAACTATTATCCAAGGTCAGCGGCAACTTTGCTACAGAACCATTAATTAGGCGTAAGTATAAATTCGGCTTTCGAAGTTTTAGAGAATGCCTTTAGTTTCCCGTAAGTTATATGTTTTGGCATAGTAAAAGCAATTCTTGCTTTACCTGATACTGTTTTTGGTTTTTTGTAAGCTTTATTCACAACAGTCTCAATTGTCACACTTACAGAAGCTCCCGCAGAAATGGTATTAAATTTGCATTGGACTTTTGTTTTTCCTTTACAAGAGCCTTGGCTAGATGTAACTGTTATAGATTTTAGATTTTTTGGTAGATTTATCGAGAGTTTTGTGTTGGTGAGAGTTGCATCGGTATTGTTAACTAAACTAGTGGATAAGGATAAATTTTCTCCGATTGTAACAGAGCTATTTGATGCCACAAAATCGAAGCCAATATCGTTAAGGTAACCTAGATTTTCAGTGTCTCCTATATTGCCCACTGCAAGTGCTACTGGTTTTTTTCCTGGACCTTGCTTAGAACTTGAAAAATCTGAAATCAACGACCTATAGCCATTCGACCTATCAATACTAAAGAGGGCTCCGCCAGTAATATTTCCACCATCATCTAAGACTAATATTTGTCCAGCGCTGGTTGCTTTAATATTAATTGGATTATATATTATTTGGCCTTGTGAATTATCTCCAAAGTCGCTAATTATTTTCCTATAACCTGTTGCGGGGTTTATAGAAACAAGTATTCCATAGTTGTCGAGACCTACTCCAGGAAGTACGCCAAATATATTTCCGCTGGAGTCTACGGTTAGTGGATACCTGGGTAGAGATACTTGAATATCCCAGAATCCAAGATACTGTGTCTGAGGTAATCCAAAAATAATAGGGCCTTGTAAAACATTGTTCAAGTCGCTCAAGATTGATCTGGCGCCTATGTTTTTATCAATTTGATATATGTTTCCAATATAATCAGTGATTATTGCGTTTTCTGACGTAATTGCAATGGAACGAAATCCCTTTCCAGGGCCCTGAGACAATCGATCTCCGTCGCTTATTATTTCTCTTTTGCCATTGCTTAAGTCAACTGATAATAACAGATTTTTAGTGGAGTTTTCGCTTGAACTTGTGGAAATAATAGCATTTCCTGTTTTGTCAATTGCAATATCATAAACTTTGCTAAGTTGCCGCAATACACCTTGATCTGAGTTATTGAAGTCACTAATTAATTTCCTATTTCCAGTTTTGGAGTCGATCCTGTGGAGAGAGATATGTCCATAACTCTCAGGCAATCCATTGCTGAGATTCGATGCAACAACTAGATTGCCATTGGACTCGACAGCTAGTGCAGAAACAAGCCCCCAACTTCTATCTGGAGTAGGGTTTTCAAAGTCTTGGCTTTTTGATTGGCTAATTATGCTTCTTGTGCCATTTGTCAAATTTATTTTTAATGCTACGGGCATTGGTAAAGTGAAATTCGAAAAGCT containing:
- a CDS encoding DUF11 domain-containing protein; the protein is MTKNINLACVVLIILFLKTALAQENAIIIAEENIKSSFSNFTLPMPVALKINLTNGTRSIISQSKSQDFENPTPDRSWGLVSALAVESNGNLVVASNLSNGLPESYGHISLHRIDSKTGNRKLISDFNNSDQGVLRQLSKVYDIAIDKTGNAIISTSSSENSTKNLLLSVDLSNGKREIISDGDRLSQGPGKGFRSIAITSENAIITDYIGNIYQIDKNIGARSILSDLNNVLQGPIIFGLPQTQYLGFWDIQVSLPRYPLTVDSSGNIFGVLPGVGLDNYGILVSINPATGYRKIISDFGDNSQGQIIYNPINIKATSAGQILVLDDGGNITGGALFSIDRSNGYRSLISDFSSSKQGPGKKPVALAVGNIGDTENLGYLNDIGFDFVASNSSVTIGENLSLSTSLVNNTDATLTNTKLSINLPKNLKSITVTSSQGSCKGKTKVQCKFNTISAGASVSVTIETVVNKAYKKPKTVSGKARIAFTMPKHITYGKLKAFSKTSKAEFILTPN
- a CDS encoding REP-associated tyrosine transposase, which codes for MPNYRRVFVAGGCYFFTVNLLERRLTLLTDHIDLLRDSVRRVKRLYPFYIDAWVVLPDHMHMVLTLPADTADFSVRLRLMKLLFAKGLPRSERLSATRRNRNERGIWQRRFWEHAIRDDRDYSRHIDYCHWNPVKHGYVNQLSEWPYSTVHRDVRNALLASDWVGFTESSDAEFGEVNR